AAAGCATAAATTTAATTTTTACTTAAAAATAGTATAAAAAAAATAAAATAATTTAATATTTTATTTTTTCACTAATTTTTCATTTTAAATTTATTATATAATTTTGGTTTTGTGAATTTTCTTTAAATTCACAATAGTAATATTTTTGATACTTTGTCATTGTTTCTTTGTTTAACAATGATACATTATCTAAAAAAATCAAATTGTTTTCAAAAGAAATTTGTAAATTAATTTTTTTATTTTTTTCAATATCAGTTGATAATAATTCTAAATATAAAAAATAATTTTTATTATGAGAAAAATCATTTAAATTATCTAGAGATAAATGTTCACTAAAAAATGTAAAGTCTTGAATTTTTAGTTTTTGTTTAATTATATAGTTTAAGATTACCTTATTAACCTCTTCAATACTTGCTGAACTACTTTTAACATAATCAATTTTTGGAATTTTTATTTTTTTTCTTGTAAAAAAAGCTTTTTCACTTATTATTCTTTCTGTGACACGCTGATTGAAATAATTTGGTTCTTTAAATGTTGAATTTATATCCAAAACAAAATCATTATTAGATAATTTTATATATCATTCACTCTCTAAATAATTACTTAAATGTTTTTCTAATCAGTTTTTAGCAAATATTCTTAAATCTTTTTCTGTATATTTATATCATAAAAAAGTAACTAATGTTATATGTTCGTTTATTATACTTTGATCTATTTCACTATGTTTATTTTTACTAAACCATTTATCTGTTGGAATATAAAACCTTCTTAAAACTCCGCTACCATATCAACCTTTTGTTTTGGATTTTGTTGTGTATTGATCTTGGGTTTTTAAACTATCTATAAAATGATTTCATTCATAATCATCAACTTTTTTATTAAAATGATTCAAAACATCATCTTTATTTTGAAAAATATATTTTTCTATATTAGCACCATTAAAACGTTTATTTTTGCCATTTATTTCAAGATTTTTATTTAAAACTTTGTCCAAAATAAAATCTCATAAAAATGAAGGAAATAATAAATCGACTCTAAATGTTTTGTGTTTTTTATTTTGTTTATTTATTGTATAAAATTCAAATCATGAATATGAAGGGCTTATTTCATTTCAATTCATTAATTTAATTTTTTTAGCTAATGGTGAAAAAAAGTGAACTTTTTCACTTATGTCTTTTTGGATTGCTCATACCTGTTTTTCATTTGTAATCATAATTACAGTTTAACAGCTTTAATATTTTTTTACACTAAAAAATATTTTTTTTAAATATAAAATCATTTTTTTTATTTTTTTGCTATTTTTATTTTAAAAATGTCAATTTATTCATAAATAAGTTTTATTTTTTTAAAAAAATAATATAATTATTTTTGTTTTTATGAATTGACTGAAAAAAATATGAAAAAAAATAAAAAATAATATTTCTCGAAATATTGTTTTTTATAAATTAAATTATTTGAATAAAAATGTTTCTAATGTTTTATGAACAATTATAAGAGTAATCGGGAAAATAAGATTTTTATTTTTAATTTATTTTTTATTAATTTTCATTGGGACATTATTACTTTATAGCTCATGAGCTCAGAAAAAAAGTAGTAGTTTTTTTGAATCGCTATTTACTGCAATGTCTGCTTTTAGTGTTACGGGACTTAGTTTAAAACCAACAAATGAAAATTGAACTATTTTTGGACAAATAGTTATTGCCTTATTGATTATTGTCGGCGGTGTAGGTTTTTTTGCTATTAAAATTTACTTTTTTAATTTTTTACTCAAAAGAAAACATAGTATTTTTGAAAATGAACTTATATTAATGGAAAGAGGTTCTAAAAATCGCCAAAGTTTAAGAGAAACAATTGTTGTTTCACTAACTATAATTTTTAGTCTTATAATTATTTCATCAATAATTTTTGCTTTTATTTTGTATTTTTCCAAGCCTGATATAAATGTTCCTGAGAGTGCATATAAAAATTGAGGGCGTTCTTTAAGATATGGTATTTTTCACGCTATTGCATCTATTAATAATGCAGGTCTAGATATTTTTGGAGCACATTCATTATCTGGTTACTATAGCAATTATTTTTTACAAGTATGAACTTTAATTTTATTTGTAATAGGTGGTATTGGTTATCCTGTTATTTATGATATACATTGCTGATTAAAAAATAAGTTAAATAAAGGAAATAAAGTTGAATTTAAATTTAGTTTATTGACCAAATTATCTTTATTTAGTTACTTTTTTATTGTAATTATAGGAATAACTTTTATTATTTTTTTTGAAATTTCTAACCAAAGACCAAATTCATTTTGAAATAAATCAACCTCTGATATTGAACACTACTATTACATAAATGATCTTGGACAAAGACAAGCTTTTCATTATGGTTCAAAAGCATCTAAGGTTTGAGCATTAATTTTTTCTGTTTTTTCATCAAGGAACGCTGGTTTTGTAACTTTTGATATTTATGATCTTTCAGATGGTAGTTTATTATTTT
This Mesomycoplasma neurolyticum DNA region includes the following protein-coding sequences:
- a CDS encoding TrkH family potassium uptake protein, translated to MNWLKKIWKKIKNNISRNIVFYKLNYLNKNVSNVLWTIIRVIGKIRFLFLIYFLLIFIGTLLLYSSWAQKKSSSFFESLFTAMSAFSVTGLSLKPTNENWTIFGQIVIALLIIVGGVGFFAIKIYFFNFLLKRKHSIFENELILMERGSKNRQSLRETIVVSLTIIFSLIIISSIIFAFILYFSKPDINVPESAYKNWGRSLRYGIFHAIASINNAGLDIFGAHSLSGYYSNYFLQVWTLILFVIGGIGYPVIYDIHCWLKNKLNKGNKVEFKFSLLTKLSLFSYFFIVIIGITFIIFFEISNQRPNSFWNKSTSDIEHYYYINDLGQRQAFHYGSKASKVWALIFSVFSSRNAGFVTFDIYDLSDGSLLFLSFLMFVGASPSSTGGGIRTTTLSLVIITIFSMMIGKNSTHAFKKKIKDSTITQAFVVFCWSIILITLCWIILVTSFKKYGGNIPSDTHDSTRTYNMIDLLFEVTSAFGTTGFSTGITNKLNFASQFTIVFLMFIGQLGISSTILIWGNHNFKVRKIEYIEEDILIG